The window GTAAAGCTGACATCAGGTGTAATTTACTTGGGCCACATACCCAATGGATTCTTTGAACCACAGATCCGGAAATACTTCTCCCAATTTGGAACAGTTCGTCGTGTTCGACTTTCACGGAGCAAAAAGGTAATGGGGAAATGTATGAAACCGTAAACTTCTTAATTTCAATGCTGTTTGTGCCAGATCCAGATGAAAGattaagtatttttaagataatgatCGTTGAATGTCTACCAATTTGTATAAAGTGAAATTTATCATATTTTTCTACTTTTGGTCACACTGCTGTGATATTTTAAAGTTATGATGGTACAAATTGTATTACCGGAAATCTCTAGAGCAAGGATatgctaaaaaaaaaagcacagaaAGTACACTTGGCAAAATACACACCTttgaaatatttaagaaggaactgcagatgctggaaaatcgaaggtagacaaaaatgctggaaaactcagcgggtgaggcagcatctatggagcgaaggaaataggtgacgtttcgaatcaagacccatcttcagtctgaacacctcttgacgtttcgagtcaagatctatcttcagtctgaacaCCTCCAgactcgaaatgtcgcctatttccttcactccatatatgctgcctcatccgctgagtttctccagcatttttgtctatctttgcagGAAGAAAACTAATGAATATCGGAATATGCAcagaaaaatgctgaaataaatCAGTCATAATCTTAATAAATGGCGTAACAGCATGGGGACTTATTCCTGCTCCTCTATCTGATGTTAGTTGCATTTGCATTGTCTTCCCATagacatggtttagtttagatcaggggtcggcaacctttggCCCACGGCCTGaaacctgaaatcatccggcccgcggcCCGCAGGGCGTATTTTTTTCCCCGTCGTCATCCGGCCCACAGACTTCCTTCCTCTCCAGTACCTCCCGGACCCGAGGCGCCCAGGCGCGATGACACAAGGACGCAAGGAGGTATGCGCTGGCTGCCATCGAACTCTGGCTGTactgcatcctgcgcaaagccgtcggcacggccgtgcaccttctgtgtctgggcttcactgttggGATCGGGGTTGTCTATAGGCCGGgtacgagtgagtgtgagtatttgagccaccgccttcaggacagagccaaggcaatggactGTAGTTTTGTGACGAATGAAACACATTTTGAGTTGAGGAAAAATAGGGACTGATAGAACAGAAAAGCTGAAGACTGTGGGACATTAAATGGCACGTGGTGACAGTACTAGATTAAAGAATTCTGGTTTTAATTTTCTTTTGTTGGTGATTTTCTCAACATActgtaatttaaattatttttgaaataaagtgATAATTTATAACCTAACTGTCAACATGCAATCAAATCATTTTATAACTGATCAAAAGCATTTGATATCGCCTCTAATTAATACTGTGAATATTTTTGTGCAAAATTTGTAaaaatgctgttttttttaacattttaaatctAGAGTGGACAGAGCAAAGGATATGCTTTTGTGGAGTTTGAGTGTGATGAAGTTGCTAAAATTGTTGCAGAAACCATGAACAACTACTTATTTGGTGAAAGGCTCTTGAAATGTGAGTACTTTCCACTAAATAATTCAAAATGAGAATTATTGTACATCTCTTGTAAACGGAACACCTGCCATTTGCTTATTGAGAAGTTAATCTTGTTTGAATACTGGTACCAACTAGAAGTAACATTTCAGTCCTTCCACATCCTTTTTGGCATCGATTTCATGCTTTGGTAAAATCCTAAAAGCATAAAATAATTTCTATGTCATCATTTGTAAACCTGAACACTGCAGAGGGTATGAGTGGAGTAGGAATGTTGAATTCGGTCAATCTGTGCTTCATGTACTTTGTTGTTTTACATTACAGCAGTTAGATCAGGAGCTAAGCCTTTCATTTTGCAATGTCCACTCCCTTTCTGTAGTCTTGGAACATCTTTTTGCCAACCAAATTTGTGTCCAGGATTACTGCAGATCCACATATGAACCTTTCCAAGGAGGTTTCTGGCAACTTACAGCATTGAAATGGGCTTTATCAAAGTCATATAAAAGGGTTTTTTTCTGGCATTGAAGACTGGCACTTCTCACCCATTTTAATGTGGCCTGCACATCATTGTTctgtagtttgaagaagggtctcgacccaaaacgtcaccaattgccAATACCCTTTTCCTACATGGTGCCCCTCTGCAGAATCATTTGAAAACAATGGAAGCTTTCAATTTAGCAGTTTTTGGTCTCTTTAGCTTCTCCAAAATGTTGATAATGACGTTGCAAACCTATTATAGAGAATGGAATGATTGCAGTGGTCTCTACTTTTCAATCACTTGCTATGATGCACTGTTCTTGAAGGGAACTTGTTGCTGATGACATTCCCACAGTGCTAAGACATGTATAGTTTCATTATTTGGGCTCAGTAATGATAGATGATGAGAAACACATTTCTGATGTATGGATGGTGTGTGGCTTTAAAAATAATCTATAAGTGATGGTGTTTTCATGTGTTTGCCGAGTTTGTCATCTTGGGTAATAGACAGAGCAGGTTTATCAAGGGTCTCTGAAACAGATTATATATCTTTGCAATATTTTATCTTGATTAAAATGCCATGTCAATGCAAGATTTCCATACATTTAAAGGTAATAGTGAACATATTAGTAAATATTTTTATTCTTAGGTCAGGTTCTTCCGCCAGAAAAAGTACATCCACAACTTTTCAAAGGTTGtgaaaaaatgtttaagaaaccgaCAAACCCAGCAGTTGCTCGTTACAACAAGAAACGAACCCCGGTACAACAGAAAGCTATGTCACAGAGACTCCTCATAAAAGAAAAACAGTTGCGAAAAAGACTTGCTGAGAAAGGAATTACCTATGATTTCCCTGGTTTTGTAAGTTTATTTGGTGATTAGTCATCTGTATGATAATTGAATCTTCTGATTACTAGAATGGTCAAATTTATGGCTGCCAGTTTTGTCACTTCTCTTTTTAATTTCAGTTCTTTTGTTGATTGAAGCCCTATCACAGAGCTTTTTTGGTGTGCTTTGTTATTAAATTTAGCTAAAGAAAGTGGACactaaatgcttgagtaactcagcaagtcaggcagcacctctagagagcatggataggtgacgttacgggtcggaacccttctttagactgatgtgatTGGGGGGTGGCGGGTGGGTAGGAAGAAAGGAGtgaatgaaagctggaagagtgctctcacttcccccaccacaatcagtctgaagaagggtcctgacctggaacatcacctgtgcatgttttccagagatgctgcctgatccgctgagtcactccagcactttgtgtctttttttgtaaaccagcatctgcagtagctGGTGTCTCCATTTAATATAGCTTCTGGGGATGGACAGCTTCTCATAATCATAATTTTAAACCTGTTATAGCCTGCAGCTTGTTTTCAATGTTCCATTTTAATTCATCAATACTGCAGTGTATTcttgatacaggtgcacaaccttttatccgaaagccttgggaccagacacttctcagatttcggaatttttcggatttccgaatggaagattttaagcgtagattaggtaggtagcgcgggcggcttgaaaagtctggagcggctgcctcctccccggagaccggggaatcattgtaaatcattgcttaaatgttagtcagttagtttggagggattttatgtggtggggggggtgaagggggaaactttaattcttagtcccctacctggtcggagaggcggggagcgggcaatgccttaccgggtcgccgtgcagtaagctccggagcgctgtggccgccgacatacaacatcgcggagctggggctgcgggcgtccggccgtgggccacgctggatttggagcgccgcgcagccaggggtagagttgccggggtcggagctacaaccgacgccgcccgcggccggacgcccgcagccccagctccgcgatgttgggagtcggcggccacagcgctccggagcttactgcacggcgacccggtaaggcattgcccgctccccgcctctccgaccaggtaggggactaagaattaaagtttcccccttcaccccccctccccccccttcacataaaagccctccaaactaactgactaacatttaagcaatgatttacagatgtttaagtgtctccccggtctctggggaggaggcagccgctacagtagtacagacctgggttgaccgtgggtcgtttcgggtcaagtctggcgccaaacgcgagctttggtgtgcagacgacatcctggaaaaactgTCCGGTTTTTGGAGCTTTTCGTTTTCCGGaattccggataaaaggttgtgcacctgtactatgtattttaaaattaattgtggcTTTAGTCTTGAGGGAAAAATGTTTGTACACATTTGCATATATAATCAGTACAAAATATTTGCAGTTATGATAATCTGAcctgaaaataaatatattttaaaaaatcactttTCTGAGATAGCTGTCAATAGgaaattatttacatttttttttaaaaacagcttcACGGTATGGAGCTTTATTTAATGAGCAATATTTAGTTGAATACCTAACGTGGAAGACTTGATATCTTATCCTTCAGGCTGCAACGGTGCctaaaaagaagaaaagagtTTCTAGAAAATTGAATGATACAGTAAGCAGCCAGGTAAACTTAAATGTTTAATCAAAAACTATTAATGAATATTAAAATGTATCTGGTTTCCAGGTTATACTAtagcataagatagacacaaaaagctggagtatctcggtgggacatgcagcatctctggacagaaggaatgggcgacgttttggatcgagacccttcttcaggctcatacTATAGCATAGTATGAATTTTGAGAGTTTTTCCTTTACTGTGGATTATAGTGGTTGGATATATATTAAATCCTTTCATTGTCTTGATTACAATTTCCTTGAGAGAAAAAGAACACCGAAGAATCCTAGTGCCTGATGCCCATTATTGGGTCCTCTTTTCAGAGTCATCCTTCAAAACAAGTAGTTAATCTGGAAAGAGACAAATTGCTGGATTtggatcagtgggtcaggcagcatcattggagaacatgggtaggtgacgtttcaggtcgggatccttcagatCCTTCTTCTAGCTCCCGTGTTCTCCAGTTAATATGTAAGCTTAAGTGATCTCTCAACAAATATGTGAAATCCAGTTGATCAGTATCAATTCGGAATTGCAGCTGAGTTTCAAAGAGGGAATGCTCAGCTCTCAAAATTATAGTGACCAAAAATATTGCCAGCTTGAGAGCCATAGCCATGTATGTTTTTCAATGGGTTTCGGCGTTCTTTTTAAGTGTGTGATTACTTCCTCACTACTTTTTCAGGTAGAATGTTCCAGACCCACTCTGCTCACAGGATGTGGTGTAGGGGCGGATAATACGGGCCATTTCCCTAAGAACTAGgacagtcccagtcaatattgggaaggtCCCCTTTTAGGACAACCATATTATTCTTTCAGCTCTATGTGTTCCCCTTGCATATTTATTcctctaattcctgttgactatttgggggcgtATTGTACAATTCCAACATAGTGATCATCCATGTTTTTTTCAGCTCTATCCATAAGGCTTTATTGGATGATCCCTCAGTAATTTTATCTTGAGCTTGTGCCTTGATCTAAATGAAAAatacattaagctgccagtcctgtcccacCCTTAGCCATGTTTTTATAATGGCTATGACATCCCAGCCCCATGTACCTAACCGTGCCGTAAGTCCATTCACGTTACCCGTCAGTCCCTTACCTtgtaataaatgcaatttaatccaatAACTTTTTGTCATTTCCCACCGTGCGCCTGCCTGTCTTGTCACTGAACTCACTGTGTTGATTTCAGTATCAACTTCCTGCTTCTCATCCACGTCTTTACTGCGTTAGATCCCATCCAATGCAATGTGGTTTACACTTTCCCTAGTGGCACTTGCAAGTCCTTCTGCCATGGTGCTGGTCTCCATAATACTCGCACTGATCACTTTTGCCCAAGGGAAGATCCCAATAGTCAAAAACTTTGAATCCCTGTTGCACATTTTAAACAAAATGGCCTGATGTTCATTGGTGGGATCATAGCCCAGCGAAGTTATGAGAAGGTGCCAGAAAGTTGTCGTCTGGCCTCTGCAAAACCACAACGGTACCACACTTGGCGAGTTTGATGAAGAAAGGGATTTATATGGAGAGAGCTATGTGTTCAGACTGGATGGATTACAGTTATTGATGAGTATACAAATGTTTATTTTGAAGTAACAACATCTCAGTTTGATATATTGGTTGCATTTTATGTTAATCAaactttatcgtgcactaaatgTTGCATATATTATCTGTGCACTATGGACGCTTGATTGTAACCCTGTATTgtctgactggacagcatgcaaacaaaagttttccactgtatctcggtacaggaaacaataataaactaagctaatccATTGCTAATTgctcttttttaaaaactttttttcaggatGAAACGCCTGTCTGCACGCCTGCTGTTATAAAACGACGCAAATCTGTAAAGGGCTTTAATGATACAGATGATGAAATCACATTCAAAGTACCATCCTCTGTAAATACTACTGCAAAGAAAACCAAATCAATTGTTTTTTCAGGTGTAAAAgtgaaaaaaacaaagaaaatggtGACTGTTAAAAGAAAAAATCTAGGCAATTAAAAGGAATTTGTAAAGAAGCCAGAGAAACCTAACAACGATTTATTGGGAAGATTGATGCCTCATTTTGTGGAAAGTGGTACTGAAACTTTTAATGAATCAGTAAGACAATTATTTacggtgcctttgctgtgttgCTTGTTGTGCATAGAAAGTTAAAAAACTACATGTTTCAATTTTGTGATTACATTTTGCACTTCATATcccaaaattaaaatattttgtacAGTGATTGATTCAAAATGTTTTTTCTATCCATTAAAAATAATTGGACTACAGAAAGTCAACAAGTTTTCAATAAAAAATCATTACTTAAAGTGAGTATTTGAACttaatcatttaaaaaattaGACTGGACTCAACTATGAGCAGAATAACATTCTGGTAACTTGGCTTGGATGAATTATGCCTTGTATGTGGAATTTCCATTTCCCTGAATACTCTTTACCTGCCTGTGCAAGTGCAGCCCAAAATGAAACCAAGCCTTTCAGGAATATGTAGCCCACCTGAATGAGCCTCTCTCCACCAAATcaaacattcattccctccacagcacTGTTTTGCAGTATTTGCCATTTACAAAATAAGTTGCAAGGATTTGCCAAGATCACTCTTGATAGCACCTCCCAAACTCACAAATGCTACCAGCAGGAGGACAAAAGTATAAAGTTATACCAAGGTATACCTGAAAATGaaactaaaacagaaaatgctagaagtaCTCAACGGGccacatttgtggaaagagaaatgagcAAACGATTTTGGCCAAAGTTTTAACTTGGTTTCGTTTAGAGTACAGggtagaaacagggccttcgacccTCCGAGTCTacatcaaccagcgatcaacGGTACACTAGCTCTATAATACACATTAggtagaatttacagaagccaattaacctacaaatccaaatgtctttggaatgtgggaggaaaccggaagacctggagaaaacccacaatcacggggagaatgtgcaaacccatatagacagcacctgtcgtgttcaaaagggaactgcagatgctggaatatcgaaggtacacaaaattgctggggaaactcagcgggtgcagcagcatctatggagcgaaggaaataggcgacgtttcgggccgaaacccttcttcagaccacctgtcgtcaggattgaatccgggtctctgcgctgtgaggaagcagctctaccactgggccactcTAAAGAATTAAAGGAATGCTGGAAAATGAGATATGAACCTGGCAAAGCTGCAACAGGAATATTTACCTGCTAACCAACAAGAACAATAGATTCTTCGACtaacggattacaccaaagctGTGCAGTCCTGCCATATTTAATTATGAATGGTGGGAAATAATTGAGTAGCAAGCAGGAGAGGGCTCCAATAATGTTGCCATCCTCAAACAATGGTGATGCTTGACATGCATGCTATGGATAGGACAAGCATTCTCCCTCCAGGGACATTGACATTTGTGGTATCTGTTAGATACATGGGATGGAGATTTTCAAAACAGGAAACGTAAGGTTAAAGTTAATTCTGGGGAAAGACAAAGATGGGAGGGTACAGAGACATTGATTAATGATTTATTTTAACTCAACATTGTGTCATGAGGAAATAAAAATAGTAGAGTTACTATGTATTGATGAAGCAGTTTGGTTTGCTCAGACTGTTTTCCGATGTGCATCGATAAGGCCTTTGATAAACTGACTTCTTTGATAGACTCACCACTGATTTACGAGCTGTTTTACTTTGTGCCTGAGTAAAATATATAGCCAGGGACTGGATGTCAGGATGTCAAGTATCCCGACAAGCTTTGGGAGTATGCTAcaagcgagagagagacagagacagagaaatgCTGGAACCAAGAGAACAAAGAAGCACTGTGAAAATGGTCACATGAAGGACATCAGGTGAGAGCAGAGCTGAAGATAACTTCATGGCTATGTAGGGTGACCTTGAGATAAGGTGTCTGGGAACGGCCATTTTGCAAAGTAACTATATGATGAGAATGGCAATATAATTAACAACTCGAGCCTGATAAGTAACGAAGATTGCGTTTTGTTTATTCAGCATTTGATGAGTGACAACTTGAAATGATTGACCAGAATTATGAGAGTCTTGGTTGAGAACAAAGGCTTCCTTTAGGAGTTTGAAAGAAAAATTAGTATAAAAGAAGGGTGTTCCGAGACTTTGGGGGCGACAATGAGGGAACAACTATGGCAAGAAGGAGGGACCTGAGTTTGAAGCTCAGAAGACTACCCCTTACCAACAGTGAATTTGGCCAATTCATTCATGcgggtaatgtctgagtccaagtcATGAGTTTTTTGTGATTTCGTTTAAGAAGAGATAAGTTGAAATAATAAAGTAAATGGAAAGTTATTAGAAGTCAATAGTTTGCAGTCATGTTTAAGTTACTCAAGTGTTAATAACGATTAAGTTGTACTAAACCTTGGTTCTTTTGTTCGACACGTCAGTTGATACCCAATGGAGGTAATAGGGTCAACAAGTCGGATGTAGGGTACGAGTAtagcacaaaatagcacaaaattcCCTCCTCCTGAAATATAACTCCAAGCATTAAAGTATTTTCCCCTTGATGTCCATGGATCTTGCGGACACATTTGGTCAAGATATTCCGTGAACATATCAAGAACAAGAAGGTAGCCAAAGAAAGAGCGGGTcccattcttcttcttgcgtatggtgtacacagcctaaagttgcaggacaactttttctatttgagcttatttgattgtgcacgccaggttaattgcattcgttgaaacagggtggactatgtgaaggttgcaatctcccaccccaaatgGGTCCCATTAATGAAACTAAAAGGTAACCCATGTATGGAATCGTATGATGTGGGCAATGTCCGAAGTGAATACGGTTTCATCGAGGAAATGGCCACTGAAGGTTGCCTAAggctacagcaggatatagatcagatgaAGAGATGTCAAGTTGAACTTAATCCTGATCGGAGCAAAGTAGTACATTTTGGAAGTAAAATATGGCACAAAGCAATGTATATGGTAAATGGGAGGGCACAAAGCAATTTTGCTGAAATGAGGGACCTTCAGTTCAAGTCTATGAAAGTCAACGAAAGGCGAAAACGTGATGAAGAAAGCAAACAGCATGCTCAGCTTCATAGGTCGTGGCTTGGAATATAAAAATTGCAACTTGATTAGTTGAagaattatgtgcagttctggttgccacacaaatggaaggatgtggttgtgctggagagaatgcagaggagTGCTGCCCCTTAATGCAGAGGAGTGCTGCCAGAATTACAGGAGTTTAGTTGTGGGGAGAGATTGTATAGGCTGAGTTTTCATCTAGTGCAAAGGAGGCCGAACgtaatctaatagaggtgtataaaattataaaaggcatagattgggtagatagagttgctgccttacagcgccagtgacccgggttcgatgctgtctATGAGTtgttgtccgtacggagtttgtacgttctccccatgacctgcgtaggttttctctgggatctccggtttcccacCACGCTCAAaaaatgtataggtttgtaggttaattggcttggtataattataatttgtccctagtgtgtgttggataatgttagtgtacagggatcgttgatgtggattcagtgggccaaagggcctgtttctgtgctgtatctctaaaactaaagact is drawn from Amblyraja radiata isolate CabotCenter1 chromosome 7, sAmbRad1.1.pri, whole genome shotgun sequence and contains these coding sequences:
- the nifk gene encoding MKI67 FHA domain-interacting nucleolar phosphoprotein; the protein is MTMTEAKGAAAASGRGRAQQSLSLEPTLQKEFQRKVQGMKKRPKLVKLTSGVIYLGHIPNGFFEPQIRKYFSQFGTVRRVRLSRSKKSGQSKGYAFVEFECDEVAKIVAETMNNYLFGERLLKCQVLPPEKVHPQLFKGCEKMFKKPTNPAVARYNKKRTPVQQKAMSQRLLIKEKQLRKRLAEKGITYDFPGFAATVPKKKKRVSRKLNDTVSSQDETPVCTPAVIKRRKSVKGFNDTDDEITFKVPSSVNTTAKKTKSIVFSGVKVKKTKKMVTVKRKNLGN